A window from Thermodesulfobacteriota bacterium encodes these proteins:
- a CDS encoding GlsB/YeaQ/YmgE family stress response membrane protein — protein sequence MGIISWIILGLIVGALAKWIMPGEDPGGIIITIVIGIVGALIGGFLSSLVGLSTVTGLNLWSIIIALVGALILLWLYRMVKGKAGRK from the coding sequence ATGGGAATCATTTCATGGATTATCCTGGGATTAATCGTAGGAGCTTTGGCAAAATGGATCATGCCGGGTGAGGACCCGGGTGGGATCATAATCACAATTGTCATTGGGATCGTTGGGGCATTGATAGGAGGATTCTTAAGCTCTCTCGTAGGCTTAAGCACAGTAACGGGATTAAACCTTTGGAGCATAATTATAGCGCTTGTCGGAGCTTTAATCTTGTTATGGCTCTACCGCATGGTTAAAGGTAAAGCTGGGCGAAAATAA
- a CDS encoding ABC transporter permease yields the protein MENTLRAINTVSLNTEVIEEGALKLIIDGRLDSNSTGKMWRESLLAVDKYSPEKVILDASGVSYCDGTGIALLFDLQLKQIQRGGVFEILGLAEEFQQLFDQFKPSEFIEAKIEAPEPSNIFVNVGRQTIDIFRGIEANISFLGEIVVALFYAMLNPKSVRWKDFFITSELIGVNAFSIVALVCFLIGLVMAFQAAIPMQQYGAQLFVADLIVIAMFKELGPLMTAWVVNGRSGSAFAAELGTMKVNEEIDALTTMGLEPVRFLVVPKVLASFVMIPVLTIFGNLFGLIGGLVVMLSLGFTIVTYVDQIVSAATYVMLLAGLIKSVVFAFIIAGVGCMEGLRTKTGASAVGDSTTSAVVIGLVLIIFVDGVFGVIYYFLGI from the coding sequence ATGGAGAATACGTTACGAGCTATTAATACTGTCTCTCTTAATACTGAAGTCATCGAGGAAGGGGCTCTTAAGCTAATAATCGATGGGAGACTTGATTCGAATTCAACCGGGAAAATGTGGCGCGAGTCATTACTTGCGGTTGATAAATATTCTCCGGAAAAGGTCATTCTAGATGCTTCCGGAGTGAGTTACTGTGACGGTACTGGAATTGCTCTTCTGTTTGATCTCCAGTTAAAGCAAATACAAAGAGGTGGAGTGTTTGAGATTCTAGGACTGGCAGAAGAGTTTCAACAATTATTTGACCAATTCAAACCTAGTGAGTTCATCGAAGCTAAGATAGAGGCACCTGAACCTTCGAACATTTTTGTGAACGTTGGCAGGCAAACAATTGATATATTTCGGGGGATAGAAGCTAACATATCATTTCTGGGGGAAATAGTGGTTGCACTTTTTTATGCAATGCTTAATCCCAAAAGTGTTCGATGGAAAGATTTTTTCATCACTTCTGAATTGATTGGTGTTAATGCCTTTTCTATCGTTGCACTCGTATGTTTTCTTATCGGTCTTGTAATGGCTTTTCAAGCCGCAATACCTATGCAGCAATACGGCGCACAGTTGTTTGTGGCGGACCTGATTGTGATTGCTATGTTCAAGGAGCTCGGGCCTCTGATGACCGCTTGGGTGGTTAATGGTCGTAGCGGGTCAGCCTTTGCAGCAGAACTTGGCACTATGAAGGTAAATGAAGAAATTGACGCGCTCACTACAATGGGGCTCGAACCGGTTAGATTTTTGGTCGTACCTAAGGTGTTGGCATCATTCGTTATGATACCGGTTCTTACTATATTTGGAAATCTGTTTGGTCTCATAGGCGGATTGGTGGTTATGCTTTCTCTGGGGTTTACTATCGTAACATATGTCGATCAAATAGTGTCTGCGGCAACATATGTTATGCTTCTGGCAGGCCTTATCAAATCAGTTGTTTTTGCATTTATAATAGCGGGTGTTGGATGTATGGAGGGACTTCGAACCAAGACAGGCGCATCAGCGGTTGGAGATTCTACCACCTCGGCTGTTGTTATTGGCCTTGTGTTGATTATATTTGTAGACGGTGTTTTTGGGGTTATTTATTACTTCTTAGGGATTTAA
- a CDS encoding ATP-binding cassette domain-containing protein has protein sequence MDPIIRVENFTAAYGGSVIIDNISFDVCPGEVFVILGGSGCGKSTVLKHMIGLYAPAAGKIIIDGDDISTAEGEDRLRILKKIGVAYQSGALFGSMTILENVRLPLEEYTDLSPEAMDLISLMKLKLVGLSGSENKMPSELSGGMQKRAALARAMALDPLILFLDEPSAGLDPITSAELDELILRLSRNLKITFVVVTHELPSIYTIADRVIMLDKRIKGIVATGKPQELRDQSDNAWVRQFFNRQVESEVAA, from the coding sequence ATGGATCCAATTATTAGAGTTGAAAATTTTACCGCTGCTTACGGAGGTAGTGTAATAATAGATAATATATCCTTCGATGTTTGTCCTGGCGAAGTTTTTGTCATTCTTGGTGGATCGGGATGCGGGAAGAGTACAGTACTAAAACACATGATAGGTCTATACGCACCTGCCGCGGGTAAAATTATTATTGATGGTGATGACATTTCCACTGCCGAAGGAGAAGATCGTCTTAGGATTTTAAAGAAGATCGGGGTTGCCTATCAGAGCGGGGCACTCTTTGGATCCATGACGATACTCGAAAATGTTCGGCTGCCCCTTGAGGAATATACAGATCTTTCTCCTGAAGCGATGGATCTCATCTCTCTCATGAAACTGAAGCTTGTAGGGCTTTCAGGTTCTGAAAATAAAATGCCTTCTGAGCTTAGTGGAGGGATGCAGAAGCGTGCTGCCTTAGCGAGGGCAATGGCACTGGATCCGCTCATTCTTTTTCTGGACGAGCCTTCAGCAGGACTGGACCCTATCACATCTGCTGAGCTCGATGAGCTAATCCTGCGCCTTTCTCGAAATCTTAAGATAACATTTGTTGTTGTAACCCATGAATTGCCGAGCATCTACACGATAGCGGATCGAGTCATTATGCTAGATAAACGTATAAAAGGCATAGTTGCAACTGGTAAGCCCCAGGAACTGCGTGACCAATCTGATAATGCCTGGGTGCGGCAATTTTTTAACAGACAGGTGGAGTCTGAGGTAGCAGCGTGA